The Coffea eugenioides isolate CCC68of chromosome 8, Ceug_1.0, whole genome shotgun sequence genome has a segment encoding these proteins:
- the LOC113779373 gene encoding uncharacterized protein LOC113779373, which produces MATTAPTLSDVYTFYSIDRRIFTRLVMFLTRDPAQSLLVMAFWLCLEDMNFGSCITRKLTRLSNPTLNDVAEEAVQCLNCLELGTPPPLRNRSRELPLTSVIVEKRLSLRMFYENKFTMICGIKAFLNHVCANAFADILAQFYPSQANFNYPLIIPGFPHPTFGSLAIIPRAPDYVFPCEGIWGWGLNIEAPEDDRTIFLTFSRGYPVTETEVRELFASYYGDNCVESVSMEPSPDSPDQSLYARLVVRNIKTIDRVLGKGPIAKFKINGKHVWARKFERRD; this is translated from the coding sequence atggcAACGACTGCACCTACTCTCAGTGATGTGTACACCTTTTACTCCATTGACCGCAGAATTTTCACCCGGCTGGTGATGTTCCTCACTAGAGATCCAGCACAATCTCTCTTGGTCATGGCCTTTTGGCTGTGTCTTGAAGATATGAACTTTGGCTCTTGCATTACGAGGAAACTTACCAGATTATCCAATCCTACTCTGAATGATGTAGCCGAGGAAGCCGTCCAATGCTTGAACTGTCTCGAACTCGGGACACCCCCTCCGCTTCGCAATCGCAGCAGAGAACTTCCTCTCACGTCTGTGATTGTGGAAAAAAGGCTCTCCCTAAGAATGTTTTATGAAAACAAGTTCACCATGATATGTGGGATAAAGGCCTTTCTCAACCATGTTTGTGCAAATGCTTTCGCTGACATCTTAGCGCAATTCTACCCTTCGCAAGCAAACTTTAATTATCCTCTTATCATCCCTGGATTCCCTCACCCCACCTTTGGATCACTAGCCATCATTCCTAGGGCCCCTGATTATGTTTTCCCCTGCGAAGGCATATGGGGCTGGGGCTTGAACATCGAGGCACCGGAAGACGATAGGACTATTTTCTTAACATTTTCGCGAGGCTATCCTGTCACAGAAACTGAAGTTAGAGAACTCTTTGCTTCTTACTATGGAGATAACTGTGTGGAAAGCGTCAGCATGGAGCCATCACCTGATTCACCGGATCAATCCTTGTATGCTCGTCTGGTGGTTCGTAACATTAAAACCATTGATCGTGTTCTTGGCAAAGGACCAATTGCCAAGTTCAAGATCAATGGAAAACATGTCTGGGCGCGAAAATTTGAACGCCGCGATTAG